aatatattgaacatttaataaacaagtagCATATATTACACATATTTAAAATATGCGGGGATAATTCGCTGCAGCTGTATTGGCGTAAATGCgaacaaaatgaagaaaaaaaacttaggtgcgaattcgcaccagtgtaccgtttgggAGTTAattcccaatttttaaaaattttttttgcagattgaGGGGATTTATAAGAAGGCACACGAAGGAATCCGTGCCGATCCTGAGcataaaaaagtcaagaaagaCACCCCACCAATTAAGAAGCGGTGGAATCGCGCCAAACTCAAGCTGGCGGAGAGGAAGAACCGCGTCGCTCAAAAGAAGGCGTCGTTCATCAAGAAACTCCAGGAAAGGGACGACAACTGAGTTTGAATGctctttttttcaactttgcagCTTTTTATCCTTGAAGGATAGATATTATgttgtttactttttttcaatgtattttacgTTCTTCAGGGAAAATTGCTGTGTTGAGAGCACAATAAACGTCATTGAACagcattactttttaattaatgcaaTCCCAGTGTCTTTTCAATTTCCAAGGGTTTCAGGGcggcgacttgaccgggaattttttcagaccgggaaatgacagtgaatttattttttgatcgggaatttttcaaattttttaaagaaaaaatctgtccaagtttgatttcttttaaaaataatttgttaaattgttatctttttgaattatgctgtcattcagtttaaaaatgcgTAATTCGATCATCTATTCAGTCATCACAGAGTGTCACCTATTCaacttttgtcacctattttaggttTTAGATTTTATTACACTTTTCTAAACGACGAATCTTAAACacaatgatcgaattttcaaacaaaaaagactaaacttcaacaagaagagttgaatttttaaacataatcttaaatgtttaatttgaaaagatgaatattttacaagtcagtttaattttgaagcaaggaagatgaattttcaattaaaaatatgacttttctaacaaatgaggatttttacaccagaaggattgattttcaatccaaaaatacaagtctttaataaatcagttgaaattttgataaaaaatattactctttaagaaaatagttaaatttagattaattataaaataaaaaatttttttttcaaataaaaataattagctttcaatcaaaacggatcaattttgaaccaaagaagatgactttttaacaaaacagtggaattttcaaccaaaaggtgatatttttttttaacaaatagtttaattttccaccccaaaatacgatttttaaagtaaaagagaattttcaatccaaaaagtatcaattttcaacaaaaaaagagaactttttaacaaaatagttgaattcagattaattctgaaaaaagaaatataatagttttttttttgataaaaagaactgtcaatcgaaatagattttttgaaccaagaagtttattttaaaaaaaggtaattttttaagaacctagttcaattttcaataaaataaactttcaaacaaaaacgatgactttttccaaaaaaattgttgaattttcccaaaaagtatgttttttgagtaaaagagattatttattaaacaaaaatagaataatagactttccaaataaaaaaaattaattttcaataaacaaagtcgaatgttcaaccaaaaaatatgaattttcaattttaaaaaaattgaattttctgccaaacaatattccttcgttgaaagttgaacgaatttttttaaatttcattttttttttcgttgaagatacgcaattttggttgaaagtttcgtttttatttttggttaaaaaattaaattaaaaattctttttgttgtaaacaagtttttttttaactacaagttcaaatattttgttaaaaaaatcaactgattaattgtaaattaacttttttgttatttcatgttcttgttttttaaattaaattgtttgatacaGAATgaggctttttggcttgaaaattcaataaattggtataaaattaaactgttttgtagaaaattcatttttgtttttattgaaaattaattctcaatgaaaatttatctactccatttttggtcaaatctgactgttttttatttttttttatgaaagttttgtAGTGGAAATATTAAGAATGAAACttctcagttgaagatttatcaattttggttgaggattaaactattttgttgaaaattaaaaaatgtggtataaaattaaactgttttgtagaaaattcgcttttatcgttgttgttttaattgaaaattaatttttctcagtagaaattcatctgcttaattttttggttaaaaattgaacttttatggtttaaaaatgcatactattcatctttttttgtgtgataaatcaacaatttggtaacggatgtaactatgttgtaaacaattaaatggacttgtaaaaaaattgtttttatttttgtttaattgaaaattagttctttcagggtggccgttttaatcaaagaaaaaatcttcTGGACATCTCTcggtttacaacaaattacaacttgtttgttttatttaacatttgtttatcacctattttagttcaaaatgttggaaaaaagacacttttattttatcaaactgtaaatatgaataaatcatttttttaaatttactttaggtattaaaaagttaacaataatttataaaacgattctgaatccgtttaaaatttatcaatttaacacaatttaatactttttatttgattataattattatttaattataacatttcaaacaaaaaatttataagctttttaagaatcgtaaaaacattattttaagattcctaacaaaattgaaaattatttttcattttgaaaaattatttcattaaaatatttaaaaatgttttaaaatatttataaagtatcCAAAAAAGTACCTGAAAGctttaaagtaaatttgtttaaatttggaagattttgtaAAAGCTTTAGTCAATTTGCTAacggagtgaactaagaatgtctaaccgatgagtttttttcaatgcttttttgtaaatttacacaaactattaattattagaaaaaggttaatttaaatattaagagtttgacctttttttctacgaataagctcaagtttttcacagaattaactaaaaatatctttccgGTTTTTTTTTATGATGATTTGCAAgtttacaagaatattaattatttaaattatttcgattaAGAAATTgcgagtttggccttttttctacaaataagctaaatttgttacagaatttactaaaaatatctttccgatgatttttttctatcatgctttggaaatttacaagaattataatgatttaaacaattttgattcaaaattaagaatttggcatttttttcttcgtatacgctcaatttttcacagaattaactaaaaatatcttttcgatgatgctttgcaaatttacaagaatattaattatttaaactatttcaattaaaaaattaagagtttgtcctttttccGAATAAGCACAATTCTTGTACAGTATTGACTAAAAATATCTTTCCCATGTTCTTTTTTCaatgatactttgcaaatttccaaaaatattaattattaaaaatatttcgaaaaaaattaagagtttggcctttatcctacgagtaaatttgttttcgaagtcaattaAGAATGTCTATTCAATGGCTCTTTTCTATGTTGATTTGTAAAGGagaatatcaattatttaaacaatttcgcttaaaaatgaagggttttgttttctttctacaattcaatttgtttacggagtccaCTAACAATTTGTATCCCATGACTCTTatctaggttgctttgtaaatttacaagaattaataattgtgtaaatcatttcattttaaaaattaagagtttgacattttttctaagagtattatttgtttacggagttaactaagaatgttgATCcaattactttgtttgaaaatttaactaagttttttcaagttagtttttttgttgttgaatgtaattttttgagcttaaaatttaacttgttccactcgaatattaaaaattatctctttgacAGTTAATCTTCTTTAATAAAAGTGATTCaggtctgttaaaaattcaagtattttagataaatatttatcattttagttgaaaattcatcttttagattgaaaatacaattaattgattagagttgaaatcttttgttaaagattatattttttttcaagattcataattttaattaaaaattcatatcttgggaaatagaattttcttctagaaatttaactgttttgttgaaaatttgttttatttttgattaaaatttcgttttaactgaaatttaactattatatcatttaaatatgcattaatattaatttaaaagttcatttctttggttgaaaattaatctttttggtataaagttcaattgttttattaaaatcttcatgATCTTAGTTAACTATTTTATactcttcgttaaaaattcatcttgttgaaatttaaattcatcaactgatccatttttaattgaaaattgatctttcctagtgcaaagttcaacaattttaataaaaattggtatttttaaatagaaaatttaactctattgttgaaaaaacacgtatttggttaaaaaatcgattgtttaatagaaaattatatttttctttgaaagttaatcttcttatctaaaaattattttttttttagcttaaaaatgtacctttttaactcggttaaaatttaaactctttagtttaaaattgttttaaccatttatttgatctttttaagtattcaaaattattttttattaaaaaatccgtgttttttggtagaaatcaatgttcttggtcgaaaattcgtctttttggttaaaggtttaattcttttattaaaatattcatcttagttcaaaatttaagtatcccAGTTAAATATTTgtcactttatttttaaatttatctcttaggttggaaattaaattaatctaaaagttaaactcctgttaaaaattattaatttttaagattcataattttaatcaaaaataccttccttgggttaaaaaatgagttatttgattgaaaactttttttttctttggatgaaaaggaattttattccgaaaatttaagtctttttttgaaaagttccttttttggttgattttttctcaactgaaaatgtaactactgtgccaaataaatatttattaaatatttttctttagttgaacattaaattttgactcaaattttaattttttgatgaaaactaatatttttcagttgaaaattcgtctttttggtctaaagttcaattatttcatttaaatattcaacatctaacacatcgttcaataagtcccgagactaacccaGAGATGGTGCTAGTAGTACCAAACTTGTAGGTTCcagtatttaaattataaattattggttATGAGCGGCCTACTCCGCATATTAGTGGCCGTGGTAATAAAAAGACTTTAGTTATAACAAACtaacaactttattaattaaataagtacaTTGCTCGTGCCTATGAAGTTGTGCCCATGATGGTTACCAATCGACTGTCCTCATCCAGTGATCCcaaatctgaaacgagacgtggtccaatactatgacacatCTCTATCCCCGTCTCGAGAGGCAACTCCCTACTCACGCTCGCTCGCTCCGCCATAAACGTTCTGTATACCAGAACGAAACTCGTTAGTCTTTCGCTAAGCATAAAGTTCGGTCGAGGGTAGCAAGACCCTACAAACTAGCCACGTTTTCGTAGACTGCGAACCTTCAcatgaaacgtgtaaaaatttcacgTCGATTGGACCACAAACAGCAGAGTTATCGAGGTTAGAGTAAAGTCATTTtgtaatttgcttgaaaaatggaacaaagcgagtttcgcgtgttgattaaacattgttttttaatgggtaaaaacaCCGTAGAAGCCCAGCAGTGGCTTGAAAAACGTTACCCGGTCTCCTCTCCATCCAAATCAACGATTTTTCGTTGGTATACTGAGTTTAAACGTGGTCGTACGGACCCAAACGATGCTGAACATTCGGGTAGGCCATTGGAAGCCGTTACACCGGAAAAtgtgagtgaagttttaaaaatcgtaatgaaaaatcgcaaagtaaaggtccgtgagattgtggaaatgacacagatatcatctggaagcgtatttacaatccttcatgaaaaattgagcatgaaaaaggtttcttccaagtgggtgccgcgattgctttcAATGGACCATGCCACAAGTCCATGAAAACAATGGCAAAAATCAACGAGTTGGGCTTTGATTTGCTTCCCCACCACCCGTATTCGCCAGATTTAGACCCTAGCGACTACTGGCTCTTTgctgatctcaaaaaaatgctccaGGGAAAATAATTTGGCTCGAATGTGGAGGTCATTGCCGAAACTGAAGCctattttgaagcaaaggataaatctttctataaacctggtatagaaatgttggaaaggcgttggaaagattgtatcactctaaaaggagattatgttgatgaataaaaatgatttttgaaaaaaatgttgttttcgttgttagtctcgggacttTTTGAACGATGtgttaagttaaatattttatattctttgtaaaaaatctatctgtttggttgaaccttatattttttaaattgaaatttcattatttcagttttggtatacaatttttctttttttttagtaaaaattaagtttaaaaattcaattatttggttgaaaagttacctccttttattgaaaattcaacaatttcataaaaaaatcatgttttttatttaattgtatcttttgatggaaaaataatcttgttatttgaaaattaatactactaaagatttaccattttaattgaaaatttatctatggttgaaaatgtaactactttgttgaaaatcaaatttttttatctagaaatgtaactatttcagtagaaaattgaaccattttgctgaaaatgcattttttgtgaagaattcgattttttaagagaaaatttaactattctatttttgtttggaagCTGTCCTagtcaaagatttataattttagtctgaaaataGTTCTTCTCGGTTAAAAGCGTAagtattccagtttaatatttttcgatttatttgaaaattcatctcttaggttcaaaataaaattagttggttaaaagttgaactcttttgttgaagacttttttgttgcagatttataATCTTCATTAAACATTCacttcttgggttgaaaaatgagctatttgattaaaaacaaatttttgtctttAGATAATAaggaattttcttccaaaaatatcACTGTTCTGTTCAAttgtttttcctttttggttcaagattattattttgttcaactgaaaatttaactattataccagtaaaatatttaataacaataattaaaaactaattctttgtttgaacatttattttttgaatcaaaattcaattatttaatttttggttgaaaaatgatcatttttatttgaaaattcgccttgtttggtagaaattaatctgcctggttaaagattttttttaagattcataattttaattaaacattaatttctcgggttgaaaaatgagctatttgattttttttaattttgtctttggataaaaaagaattttcttccaaaaatatcactattttgttgaatttttatttcctttttggttcaagattattattttgttcaactgaaaattgaactattataccagtaaaatatttaatagtaataattaaaaactcattctttgtttgaacattcattttttgaatcaaaattcaattatttaacttttgattgaaaaattatcttttttatttgaaaattcgtcttgtttggtagaaattcatctgcttggttgaaaattcatctttttgagctaaagttcaattaattaatttaaatattcaccatatttcttgaatatttcatagtaaagttaaaaattcgtcagtttggttgaaaattaatttaataaaatttactttgaaagttgatgttcttttataaaaatgattattgtcggttacaaatttaagtattccagctaaatatttatcattttatttaaaaattcatccttcagGTCATAAATAagattacttgtttaaaaattgaattgtttttttaaaagttattatggattttttttaagattcataattttaatagaaaatttatttcttgggtcgaaaaatgagctgtttttcaaatgaaaatgtaactatatcagataaatatgtaataattaaaaactcatttctttggttgaactttttcttttactcaaaattcaatttttgtttcttttctttgtgaaaatgaagttttcttagtttgaaaattcaactattccagttaaaaattcatcatttgtattgaaaatacatgagttaggttaaaaattaattttattaactaaaaatataactattccattttaggttgaaagttgattttttagtttaaaattcaactattt
This DNA window, taken from Belonocnema kinseyi isolate 2016_QV_RU_SX_M_011 chromosome 9, B_treatae_v1, whole genome shotgun sequence, encodes the following:
- the LOC117180685 gene encoding uncharacterized protein LOC117180685; translated protein: MKRVKISRRLDHKQQSYREAQQWLEKRYPVSSPSKSTIFRWYTEFKRGRTDPNDAEHSGRPLEAVTPENVMGAAIAFNGPCHKSMKTMAKINELGFDLLPHHPYSPDLDPSDYWLFADLKKMLQGK